From Candidatus Sphingomonas colombiensis, one genomic window encodes:
- a CDS encoding conjugal transfer protein TraG, translating into MTPTKLLIGQIIVVFAIVLSGVWFATQWAAAELAYQPELGRPWFIAFGRPIYLPWALFGWWFSFEAYAPVLFEKAGGIAAASGLVGCGAAIFGSLWRARQRNNLTTYGSARWASARDIRAAGLLTDAGVFLGRTGPRYLRHDGPEHIMAFAPTRSGKGVGLVVPTLLGWSGSAVIHDIKGENWQLTAGWRQRFSHCLLFNPTDARSARYNPLLEVRRGTNEVRDVQNIADILVDPEGALERRNHWEKTSHSLLVGAILHILYAEEEKALARVASFLSDPQRPFTATLRRMMTTNHLGPAEAPVVHPVVASAAREVLNKSENERSGVLSTAMSFLGLYRDPTVATVTSRCDWRIADLVEGKSPVSLYLVVPPSDISRTKPLIRLVLNQIGRRLTEQLHAENGANAANRHKLLMMLDEFPALGRLDFFETSLAFLAGYGVRAFLIAQSLNQIEKAYGEHNAILDNCHVRIAFATNDERTAKRISDALGTATEQRAMRNYAGHRLAPWLAHVMVSRQETARALLTPGEVMQLPATDELVLVAGTPPIRATKLRYYEDTTFKVRVLPPPTLADGDYADRPASRTDDWAGIMRGIDARLGASTDDDSEDTGGGLEQARHPGQEINRPLTPEPITTDPLGLGEDDSDIATDERAMDQARALGTARTVYAIDAGAGGLDGHRPGDLQLDL; encoded by the coding sequence ATGACCCCGACCAAACTGCTCATCGGACAGATCATTGTCGTGTTCGCCATCGTGCTGTCAGGCGTCTGGTTTGCGACCCAATGGGCTGCTGCGGAGCTGGCCTATCAGCCTGAGCTTGGACGGCCATGGTTCATCGCCTTCGGTCGTCCGATCTACCTGCCATGGGCTCTGTTCGGCTGGTGGTTCTCGTTTGAAGCCTATGCCCCCGTCTTATTCGAAAAAGCAGGCGGTATCGCTGCGGCAAGCGGCCTCGTCGGATGTGGAGCCGCGATCTTCGGCTCGCTGTGGCGTGCCCGTCAACGCAACAATCTCACCACATACGGCTCGGCGCGTTGGGCTTCAGCCAGGGATATCCGCGCCGCCGGGCTGCTCACGGACGCCGGCGTGTTTCTCGGCCGAACCGGCCCTCGTTACCTCCGCCATGACGGTCCCGAACACATCATGGCATTTGCGCCAACGCGGAGCGGCAAGGGTGTCGGTCTGGTCGTGCCAACCTTGCTCGGTTGGTCGGGCTCGGCGGTCATCCACGACATCAAGGGCGAGAACTGGCAGCTGACGGCCGGCTGGCGGCAGCGTTTTTCGCACTGCCTGCTGTTCAACCCGACCGACGCCCGCTCGGCGCGCTATAATCCACTACTCGAAGTTCGCCGCGGCACCAACGAGGTGCGCGACGTCCAGAATATCGCCGATATCCTTGTCGATCCCGAAGGCGCGCTCGAACGTCGCAACCACTGGGAGAAGACCAGCCACTCGCTGCTGGTTGGCGCGATCCTCCACATCCTCTACGCCGAGGAAGAGAAGGCGCTCGCCCGCGTCGCCTCCTTCCTGTCCGATCCGCAGCGCCCGTTCACCGCCACGCTCCGTCGGATGATGACCACCAATCATCTCGGCCCGGCTGAAGCGCCCGTCGTCCATCCCGTCGTCGCATCCGCAGCCCGCGAGGTGCTCAACAAGTCCGAGAACGAACGCTCCGGCGTGCTGTCGACGGCGATGTCGTTCCTCGGCCTCTACCGCGATCCGACCGTGGCGACGGTCACTTCACGGTGCGACTGGCGCATCGCGGATCTGGTCGAAGGCAAGTCGCCGGTCTCGCTCTATCTCGTCGTGCCGCCTTCCGACATCAGCCGCACCAAGCCGCTGATCCGCCTCGTGCTCAACCAGATCGGCCGCCGACTGACTGAGCAGCTACATGCGGAAAACGGCGCCAACGCTGCCAACCGCCACAAGCTGCTGATGATGCTCGACGAGTTTCCTGCGCTCGGTCGCCTGGACTTCTTCGAGACCAGCCTCGCCTTCCTGGCCGGCTACGGCGTGCGTGCCTTCCTGATCGCGCAGAGCCTCAACCAGATCGAAAAGGCTTATGGCGAGCACAACGCCATCCTCGACAATTGCCATGTCCGCATTGCCTTCGCGACCAACGACGAGCGGACCGCAAAGCGCATCTCCGATGCGCTCGGCACAGCGACCGAGCAGCGCGCGATGCGCAATTACGCCGGCCACCGGCTGGCACCCTGGCTCGCGCACGTCATGGTCAGCCGGCAGGAGACCGCGCGCGCGTTGCTGACGCCCGGCGAGGTGATGCAGCTTCCGGCGACCGACGAGCTGGTGCTGGTCGCCGGCACGCCGCCGATCCGCGCCACGAAGCTGCGATACTATGAGGACACTACCTTCAAGGTACGCGTGCTGCCGCCGCCTACGCTCGCCGACGGAGATTATGCCGATCGGCCGGCATCGCGGACTGACGATTGGGCTGGGATCATGCGCGGCATCGACGCACGCCTCGGCGCCTCCACCGATGATGACAGCGAGGACACCGGGGGCGGCCTCGAGCAGGCGCGACACCCGGGTCAGGAGATCAATCGCCCGCTCACCCCAGAACCCATCACAACCGACCCATTGGGCCTCGGCGAAGACGATAGCGACATCGCCACCGACGAGCGCGCGATGGATCAAGCCCGCGCGCTCGGTACGGCACGTACCGTGTACGCGATCGACGCGGGCGCAGGTGGACTCGACGGGCATCGGCCCGGCGATCTGCAGCTGGACCTCTGA
- a CDS encoding CopG family transcriptional regulator, whose translation MSSEKIRHQLFLPKPVSDRLEALAAKPGASKSAILTDAVTAWLNRRGASELEDRFGIRLDRLTAAIGRLERDGHIQLETIALFVRYELAIQAPLAENDQAGRALAAKRFEAFIAQVGRQVAAGRRTITGTETGQ comes from the coding sequence ATGAGCTCCGAGAAAATCCGCCACCAGCTGTTCCTGCCCAAGCCGGTTAGCGACCGCCTCGAAGCACTCGCGGCCAAGCCCGGCGCGTCCAAGTCGGCGATCCTGACCGATGCGGTGACTGCCTGGCTCAATCGACGCGGCGCGTCCGAACTGGAGGACCGCTTCGGTATCCGGCTCGATCGTCTGACAGCGGCGATCGGCAGGCTGGAGCGTGACGGCCACATCCAGCTCGAAACGATCGCGCTGTTCGTCAGGTACGAACTGGCGATCCAGGCACCGCTTGCCGAGAACGATCAGGCTGGTCGCGCGCTCGCCGCCAAACGGTTCGAAGCCTTCATCGCCCAGGTCGGCCGACAAGTCGCGGCCGGCCGCCGAACGATCACGGGCACGGAGACTGGCCAATGA
- the trbB gene encoding P-type conjugative transfer ATPase TrbB — protein MTGGISADRRRAMLRTAMGPAIAEALADPRVIEIMVNPDGALRLDRLGEGRTDTSVRMDAAQVERIIRLVASHARAEVHGDAPIVSAELPPHIESRAGERFEGVLPPVSTAPCFSIRKPAERLYSLDDYVADGIMAQAAADRLKACVTQRYNILVAGGTSSGKTTLANALLAEMAWVDERVILIEDTRELQSPAADTVALRTRPGIVTMADLVRSTLRLRPDRIIVGEVRGPEALDMLKAWNTGHPGGIATVHANSAMSALYRIEGLVQEAVVTVPRRLIAEAIDIIVFISGRGLQRRISQIARVAGFDPDTGSYALADLLVPPNPKGE, from the coding sequence ATGACCGGCGGCATTTCCGCAGACCGTCGGCGCGCGATGCTGCGCACCGCGATGGGGCCGGCGATCGCCGAGGCACTCGCCGATCCCCGCGTCATCGAGATCATGGTCAATCCCGACGGCGCGCTGCGGCTCGATCGACTCGGTGAAGGTCGGACCGACACGTCGGTCCGAATGGATGCCGCGCAGGTCGAGAGGATCATCCGTCTCGTGGCATCGCATGCGCGTGCCGAGGTGCATGGCGACGCGCCGATCGTCTCGGCAGAATTGCCCCCGCATATCGAAAGTCGCGCGGGCGAGAGGTTCGAAGGCGTGCTCCCGCCGGTCTCAACCGCGCCGTGCTTCTCGATCCGCAAGCCGGCCGAACGGCTTTACAGCCTCGACGACTATGTCGCCGACGGCATCATGGCGCAGGCGGCGGCCGACCGGCTGAAAGCCTGCGTCACCCAGCGCTACAACATCCTGGTCGCCGGCGGCACCAGCTCGGGCAAGACCACGCTCGCCAACGCCCTGCTCGCCGAAATGGCCTGGGTCGACGAGCGGGTCATCCTGATCGAGGACACGCGCGAGCTGCAGAGCCCGGCCGCCGACACGGTCGCACTGCGCACCCGACCGGGAATCGTCACGATGGCCGATCTTGTCCGCTCGACACTGCGCCTTCGTCCCGATCGCATCATCGTCGGCGAGGTGCGCGGGCCCGAAGCGCTCGACATGCTCAAGGCCTGGAACACTGGGCACCCCGGCGGCATCGCCACCGTCCACGCGAACAGTGCGATGTCGGCGCTCTATCGGATCGAGGGCCTTGTCCAGGAGGCGGTGGTCACCGTGCCGCGCCGGCTGATCGCCGAGGCGATCGACATCATCGTCTTCATCTCCGGGCGCGGCCTTCAACGCCGCATCTCGCAGATAGCGCGCGTCGCCGGATTCGATCCCGACACCGGCAGCTACGCGCTCGCCGACCTTCTCGTGCCCCCAAACCCAAAAGGAGAATGA
- a CDS encoding TrbC/VirB2 family protein — MQLARIPSRGSTFLIGAVIGLTLAIAPAAQAAGSGMPWEQPLQQVLESVQGPVAKIVAVIVIITTGLTLAFGESSGGFRRLIQIVFGLSIAFAASSFFLSFFSFGGGALIA, encoded by the coding sequence ATGCAGCTTGCCAGGATTCCGTCTCGCGGATCGACCTTCCTCATCGGCGCCGTCATCGGCCTGACACTCGCCATCGCCCCTGCCGCGCAGGCCGCCGGATCGGGCATGCCGTGGGAGCAGCCGCTCCAGCAGGTCCTGGAGTCGGTCCAGGGTCCGGTCGCCAAGATCGTCGCCGTGATCGTCATCATCACGACCGGGCTCACGCTGGCGTTCGGCGAGAGCAGCGGCGGATTCCGGCGGCTGATCCAGATCGTGTTCGGCCTGTCGATCGCGTTCGCCGCGTCGAGCTTCTTCCTCAGCTTCTTCAGCTTCGGCGGCGGGGCGCTGATCGCGTGA
- a CDS encoding VirB3 family type IV secretion system protein, which produces MHSTGQHLEGFEAPIHGSLGSPILLGGAPRGIAIVNGTIAAAVGLGLQQWIAGLVLWAVGHSIAVFAARRDPDFAPVLIRHLRQKGYLAC; this is translated from the coding sequence ATGCACAGCACCGGCCAACACCTCGAAGGCTTCGAGGCTCCCATCCACGGGAGCCTCGGGTCGCCGATCCTGCTCGGCGGCGCGCCGCGCGGCATCGCGATCGTCAATGGCACGATCGCGGCGGCGGTCGGCCTGGGCTTGCAGCAATGGATCGCCGGCCTTGTGCTCTGGGCGGTTGGGCACAGCATCGCCGTGTTCGCCGCCCGGCGCGACCCGGATTTCGCCCCCGTCCTGATCCGCCACCTTCGCCAGAAAGGGTATCTCGCGTGCTGA
- the trbE gene encoding conjugal transfer protein TrbE yields the protein MLNLAEYRHRTDRLADHLPWAALIAPGVILNKDGSFLRVLRFRGPDLESATEGELISACARANNVLKRFGTGWALFFDAERRETSAYPDSEFPDAASWLVDQERRAAFLGEGEHYESRYHLTLTWLPTPDSAEAAGRSLVERPDAEKGRDWQAALTSFIAESDRALDLFASFMPEVRALDDGETLTFLHGTISSQPHRVAVPATPIYLDALLADTPLTGGLEPRLGDTHIRTLTVLGFPSMSRPGILDALNHQDFGYRWVTRFIALDKSDATKALTKLRRQWFNKRKSITALLREIMYNQPSQLLDTDADNKVVDADLALQVLGGDHVGFGYLTTTITVADTDRVRVEDKVRQVERIVNGLGFTTIREGVNAVEAWLSSLPGQTYANVRQPLVHTLNLAHLMPLSSVWAGPMRNEHLAKITQTECPPLFHASTAGSTPFRLSTHVGDVGHMLVVGPTGAGKSVLLALIALQFRRYAGSQVYIFDKGFSARAAVLAMGGAHHALGLGGAIGNGAGETLAFQPLRRIDDATERSWAAEWIAALLAHEKVNVTPEVKDAVWSALGSLASAPPEERTLTGLTLLLQSNALRTALGAYTLDGPYGRLLDAAEQHLAFADVQCFETEALMGQTGVVAPVLTYLFHRLEERFDGRPTLLILDEAWVFLDHPLFAARIREWLKVLRKKNVAVLFATQSLADIASSSIAPAIIESCPQRILLPNDRAIEAQSREAYERFGLNDRQIELVSRATPKRQYYLQSARGNRLFELGLGPIALAFCGASDPATQSRIDALIAEDGQTDFAARFLIDAGLDWAADILSEFDLKTSNSD from the coding sequence GTGCTGAACCTAGCCGAATATCGCCACCGCACCGACCGACTGGCCGACCATCTTCCATGGGCTGCGTTGATCGCACCCGGCGTCATCCTCAACAAGGATGGCAGCTTCCTCCGCGTCCTGCGTTTTCGCGGGCCTGATCTCGAATCGGCCACCGAGGGCGAACTGATCTCGGCCTGCGCGCGGGCGAACAATGTGCTGAAGCGGTTCGGCACAGGCTGGGCGCTCTTCTTCGACGCCGAACGGCGTGAGACATCGGCCTATCCCGACAGCGAATTTCCCGACGCGGCGTCCTGGCTGGTCGATCAGGAACGGCGCGCGGCCTTTCTCGGCGAGGGCGAGCACTATGAGAGCCGCTACCACCTCACGCTGACCTGGCTGCCGACGCCCGACAGCGCCGAAGCCGCCGGGCGATCGCTGGTCGAGCGCCCTGATGCCGAGAAGGGCCGCGACTGGCAGGCCGCACTGACCAGCTTCATCGCCGAAAGTGATCGCGCGCTCGATCTGTTCGCGAGTTTCATGCCCGAGGTCCGCGCGCTCGACGATGGTGAGACGCTCACCTTTCTGCACGGCACCATTTCATCGCAGCCGCATCGTGTCGCCGTCCCCGCGACACCGATCTATCTCGACGCGCTGCTCGCCGACACCCCGCTCACCGGCGGTCTCGAGCCGCGCCTTGGTGACACTCATATCCGCACGCTGACGGTGCTCGGCTTCCCGAGCATGAGCCGGCCCGGCATCCTCGATGCGCTCAATCATCAGGATTTTGGCTATCGCTGGGTCACGCGCTTCATCGCGCTCGACAAGAGCGACGCGACCAAGGCGCTCACTAAGCTGCGGCGCCAGTGGTTCAACAAGCGCAAGTCGATCACCGCGCTACTGCGAGAGATCATGTACAATCAGCCGTCGCAGCTGCTCGATACCGATGCCGACAACAAAGTGGTCGATGCCGACCTGGCGCTTCAGGTGCTCGGCGGCGACCATGTCGGTTTCGGCTATCTGACCACGACGATCACGGTCGCAGACACCGATCGTGTTCGCGTCGAAGACAAGGTCCGGCAGGTGGAGCGGATCGTCAACGGTCTCGGATTCACGACGATCCGCGAAGGCGTCAACGCGGTCGAGGCGTGGCTGTCGTCGCTGCCCGGCCAGACCTACGCCAATGTCCGGCAGCCGCTGGTCCACACGCTAAACCTCGCGCATCTGATGCCGCTGTCGTCCGTCTGGGCCGGGCCGATGCGCAATGAGCATCTCGCCAAAATCACCCAGACAGAATGCCCGCCTTTATTCCACGCCAGCACTGCGGGATCGACGCCGTTCCGCCTCTCCACCCATGTCGGCGATGTCGGGCACATGCTGGTGGTTGGCCCGACCGGCGCTGGCAAGTCGGTGCTGCTTGCGCTGATCGCGCTTCAGTTCCGGCGTTACGCGGGTTCGCAGGTCTACATCTTCGACAAGGGCTTCTCCGCGCGTGCAGCTGTGCTGGCGATGGGTGGCGCACATCACGCGCTGGGGCTCGGCGGCGCGATCGGGAATGGGGCCGGCGAGACATTGGCGTTTCAACCGCTGCGCCGGATCGACGATGCCACCGAGCGGAGTTGGGCGGCGGAGTGGATCGCGGCGCTGCTTGCGCATGAGAAGGTCAACGTCACCCCCGAGGTGAAAGATGCCGTCTGGTCGGCGCTCGGCAGCCTCGCATCCGCACCACCGGAGGAGCGGACGCTGACCGGCCTTACGCTGCTGCTCCAGTCGAACGCGCTCCGCACCGCGCTCGGCGCCTACACGCTCGACGGTCCCTACGGCCGCTTGCTCGACGCCGCCGAACAGCATCTCGCCTTTGCCGATGTCCAATGCTTCGAGACCGAGGCGCTGATGGGACAGACCGGCGTCGTCGCGCCGGTGCTGACCTATCTGTTCCACAGGCTGGAGGAGCGGTTCGACGGCCGACCGACATTGCTCATCCTCGACGAAGCCTGGGTCTTCCTCGACCATCCGCTGTTCGCCGCGCGCATCCGCGAATGGTTGAAGGTGCTGCGCAAGAAGAACGTCGCGGTCCTGTTCGCGACCCAGAGCCTTGCTGACATCGCGTCGAGCAGCATCGCGCCGGCCATCATCGAAAGCTGCCCGCAGCGCATCCTGCTGCCCAACGACCGCGCGATCGAGGCACAGAGCCGCGAGGCCTATGAGCGGTTTGGCTTGAACGACCGGCAGATCGAGTTGGTCAGCCGAGCCACGCCCAAGCGGCAATATTACCTCCAGTCCGCCCGCGGCAACCGGCTGTTCGAGCTGGGCTTGGGGCCGATCGCGCTCGCGTTCTGCGGCGCGTCCGATCCCGCCACGCAATCGCGGATCGACGCGCTGATCGCCGAGGACGGTCAGACGGATTTCGCCGCGCGCTTCCTCATCGATGCGGGTCTTGATTGGGCCGCTGATATTCTTTCAGAATTTGATCTCAAAACCTCGAACAGTGACTAA
- the arsH gene encoding arsenical resistance protein ArsH, which translates to MPLRTLSDLDHLPALDRRYALDRPALGLGAGDPPPRILLLYGSLRERSYSRLCVEEAARLLQFFGCETRIFDPATLPLPDQLTGDDHPAVHELRELSIWSEGHVWCSPERHGQITGIMKLQVDHLPLSMGGMRPTQGRTLAVMQVSAGSQSFNSVNTLRVLGRWMRMVTIPNQSSVAKAFNEFDDAGRMKPSSYYDRIVDVMEELVRFTVLLRPHAKQLVNRYSERKEAGVPIDPATDLSSIAIARA; encoded by the coding sequence CTATGCACTCGACCGCCCTGCGCTTGGGCTGGGCGCTGGCGATCCCCCGCCGCGCATTCTGCTGCTCTATGGATCGCTCCGCGAGCGATCCTATTCGCGCCTGTGCGTCGAGGAAGCGGCCCGCTTGCTGCAATTTTTCGGCTGCGAAACGCGCATTTTTGACCCGGCCACGCTGCCGCTGCCCGATCAGCTAACAGGAGACGATCACCCCGCCGTCCACGAGCTGCGCGAACTTTCAATATGGTCGGAAGGGCATGTGTGGTGCAGCCCCGAGCGGCACGGGCAGATTACCGGCATCATGAAGCTGCAAGTCGATCACCTGCCCCTGTCGATGGGCGGAATGCGACCGACGCAGGGCCGAACCCTCGCCGTCATGCAGGTGTCGGCCGGATCGCAGTCGTTCAACAGCGTCAACACGCTGCGCGTTCTCGGCCGCTGGATGCGGATGGTGACGATCCCTAACCAATCGAGCGTCGCCAAGGCGTTCAATGAATTTGACGACGCTGGCCGGATGAAGCCATCGAGCTATTATGACCGGATCGTGGACGTAATGGAGGAGCTGGTGCGCTTCACGGTTTTGCTGCGACCGCATGCAAAACAGCTCGTAAATCGCTACTCCGAGCGCAAGGAAGCCGGTGTGCCGATCGATCCCGCCACAGACCTGTCGAGCATCGCGATAGCGCGCGCTTAG